In Gammaproteobacteria bacterium, one DNA window encodes the following:
- a CDS encoding helix-turn-helix domain-containing protein yields the protein MTGRELGEKLLASVREMKAGEGARVTRVAVPPIAATRNAVGVSQSQFAALLGISVRTLQEWEQGRRSPTGAAKTLLRVAETHPEILRELATG from the coding sequence ATGACCGGTCGGGAACTCGGCGAAAAGCTCCTGGCGTCCGTGCGGGAAATGAAAGCCGGAGAAGGGGCGCGAGTCACTCGGGTTGCGGTTCCGCCGATTGCGGCAACCCGCAATGCGGTCGGCGTGTCGCAATCCCAGTTTGCCGCGCTGCTCGGCATCTCCGTCCGCACCTTGCAGGAATGGGAACAGGGGAGGCGCTCGCCCACGGGCGCGGCCAAGACCTTGCTGCGCGTGGCGGAAACCCACCCGGAAATCCTGCGCGAGTTGGCGACTGGCTAA
- a CDS encoding SDR family NAD(P)-dependent oxidoreductase, with protein sequence MLPTTRSKRNKKTIIIGASSGIGKELALILFQYGCMVCATGRRINLLESLRPELSSPSLIRGMDVSDTNSAIEVFNSVREEFGEIDLVVISAGTGFIAR encoded by the coding sequence ATGTTGCCCACCACGAGAAGCAAAAGGAATAAAAAAACTATCATTATCGGAGCATCATCGGGAATTGGAAAGGAGTTGGCGCTGATTCTTTTTCAGTACGGTTGTATGGTCTGTGCAACAGGTAGACGGATAAACCTCCTTGAATCGCTCCGGCCAGAGTTATCTTCTCCATCGCTGATACGAGGAATGGATGTTTCCGATACCAACAGTGCCATCGAGGTATTCAATTCAGTCAGAGAAGAGTTTGGTGAAATTGATTTAGTTGTAATATCTGCAGGGACAGGATTTATAGCCAGGTAG
- a CDS encoding beta-lactamase family protein gives MAKHDVKGLSIALVDDQKVVWAEGFGFADAANNVPATADTVYRIGSISKVVTATEIMRLVEYGNVQLDKPVTDYVPEFSIRNRFADSKPITLRALLAHHSGMPSDVLKGMWVDHPVSLAEYVRALSEESLASPPQSLYKYSNIDYSLLGRVIENVEHQEFSSAMQQNLLMPLGMADSSFQLTPDIEHRYARGYRKGKDAPRLSLRDTPAGGMLSSVNDMSRWLRFIFADGSAQGMQIIKPETLQKMFKPQFAGLDLDFDHKIGMAWMLSGLSAPGGQPLAWHNGGFPPYQAHLSLLPKQKLGVIILTNSDEASQFITKLGTRALELAYETKYGAPHRHAIPPIQHPSRCECRTITSPVMPDITRCSTANSGPLPWTEINSRLRCLTGVSRCSQLVPTPSYQRPTWHSV, from the coding sequence ATGGCGAAACACGATGTCAAGGGACTAAGTATTGCACTTGTTGATGACCAAAAAGTCGTGTGGGCCGAGGGTTTCGGCTTTGCCGACGCCGCTAACAATGTGCCTGCGACCGCTGATACGGTGTATCGTATCGGGTCGATCTCCAAGGTGGTAACGGCCACCGAGATCATGCGATTGGTCGAATATGGCAATGTCCAGCTGGACAAGCCGGTCACGGATTATGTGCCGGAATTTTCCATCCGCAATCGTTTCGCAGACAGCAAGCCCATCACCTTGCGTGCTCTACTTGCACATCACTCCGGAATGCCGTCGGATGTGCTCAAAGGTATGTGGGTTGACCACCCCGTTTCCCTCGCGGAGTATGTCAGAGCATTGAGTGAAGAGAGTCTCGCAAGTCCACCGCAATCGTTATACAAGTACTCCAATATCGACTACAGCTTGCTCGGCAGGGTTATCGAGAACGTCGAACATCAGGAATTCTCCAGCGCCATGCAGCAAAACCTGTTAATGCCCTTGGGAATGGCGGATTCCTCCTTCCAGCTCACACCGGATATCGAACATCGCTACGCCCGCGGCTATCGCAAGGGAAAGGACGCGCCCCGCTTATCGTTGCGCGATACCCCTGCGGGGGGCATGCTATCCAGCGTAAATGACATGAGCCGCTGGCTGCGGTTCATCTTTGCCGATGGCAGTGCGCAGGGTATGCAAATCATCAAACCGGAAACACTGCAGAAAATGTTCAAGCCACAGTTCGCTGGCCTCGATCTGGATTTCGACCACAAAATCGGCATGGCCTGGATGCTGAGCGGCCTTTCCGCCCCTGGAGGTCAGCCGCTGGCGTGGCACAACGGCGGATTCCCTCCCTATCAGGCACACCTTTCACTGCTGCCCAAACAAAAGCTGGGTGTAATCATTCTTACCAACAGTGATGAGGCGTCTCAGTTCATCACCAAGCTCGGCACTCGCGCGCTTGAACTCGCTTATGAGACCAAGTATGGCGCGCCCCACCGACACGCGATACCACCAATCCAACACCCGAGCCGATGCGAATGTCGCACGATCACCTCGCCCGTTATGCCGGACATTACGCGATGTTCAACGGCCAACTCGGGTCCATTACCGTGGACGGAGATCAACTCAAGACTTCGCTGTTTGACAGGAGTTTCACGCTGCAGCCAGTTAGTGCCGACACCTTCGTACCAAAGGCCAACGTGGCATTCGGTTTGA
- a CDS encoding IS630 family transposase — MNAEWMFDARKIPDEVMNYIRRIAVRAVEEKHYGPELVADFLGIDRTSIYDWLRNYRYEGEEALDTRKALGATCVMTPDIDRWLKETILNTTPADHGYDTVLWTLEIMVNLLKEYFGLWVSDATVRLHLHQLGLSCQKPCYHALNQDQEEVKKFINEEFKEIQKRAQELGADIAFQDESWVQGHTRSGRTWGLVGHPPEIKVSDDRGGFHILSMVTATGELIFEVTTQK, encoded by the coding sequence ATGAACGCGGAATGGATGTTTGATGCACGTAAAATACCGGATGAAGTGATGAATTACATCCGGCGTATTGCGGTTCGCGCGGTCGAAGAGAAGCATTATGGTCCGGAGCTTGTTGCTGATTTTTTGGGTATCGACCGAACGAGTATTTATGATTGGCTTCGCAACTATCGTTATGAAGGAGAAGAAGCCCTGGATACCCGGAAAGCGCTCGGCGCCACGTGTGTGATGACTCCGGATATTGATCGATGGTTAAAAGAAACGATACTCAATACGACGCCGGCGGATCATGGCTATGATACGGTTTTATGGACTTTAGAGATCATGGTTAATTTATTGAAAGAGTACTTTGGTTTATGGGTATCGGATGCCACGGTTCGTCTGCATTTACATCAATTAGGACTGAGTTGTCAAAAACCTTGTTATCATGCCTTAAACCAGGATCAGGAGGAAGTTAAAAAGTTTATTAATGAAGAATTTAAAGAGATTCAGAAGCGGGCTCAAGAACTTGGAGCGGATATTGCGTTTCAGGATGAGTCATGGGTTCAAGGCCATACGCGTTCTGGACGGACGTGGGGCTTAGTCGGTCATCCGCCTGAAATTAAAGTGAGTGATGACCGGGGTGGGTTTCACATTTTATCGATGGTTACGGCGACGGGCGAGTTAATATTTGAAGTGACCACTCAAAAATGA
- a CDS encoding transposase translates to MSGVFIAFLEKALEGRERPLIVITDNASYHTSKEVKAFLETHRKQIRLFFLPPHSPELNPDEQVWNEIKNDHLEKEPIKNRADFRARVYSALEKLKEFQERVKSFFRLPDTQYANPEKAPA, encoded by the coding sequence GTGAGTGGGGTTTTCATTGCCTTTTTAGAGAAGGCATTAGAGGGTCGAGAGCGCCCATTAATTGTCATCACGGACAATGCGTCTTATCATACCTCGAAAGAAGTCAAAGCCTTTCTTGAGACGCATCGAAAACAAATCCGCTTGTTCTTTCTTCCCCCCCACTCGCCAGAGTTAAATCCGGATGAACAGGTTTGGAATGAGATCAAAAATGATCATCTGGAAAAGGAGCCAATTAAAAACCGGGCTGATTTCAGAGCGCGCGTTTATTCTGCTTTGGAAAAGCTAAAAGAATTTCAGGAAAGGGTCAAATCATTTTTTAGGCTCCCTGATACTCAATACGCTAATCCTGAAAAAGCTCCAGCATGA
- a CDS encoding dihydroorotate dehydrogenase-like protein, with amino-acid sequence MDLTTTYMGMKLKHPIVASSSPLSGSVASIKRLEDAGAAAIVMFSLFEEQLKHESAALEHLMTAGTESFAESLSYLPEVDDYTVGPDSYLDLLRRASEAVDIPVIGSLNGITNTGWIEYAQLMQQAGAKGIELNIYYIPADLTTNGREVEERYIKIVKAVKESVTIPVAVKLSPFFSAIGSMAKALDNVGVDALVLFNRFYQPDFDLDKLEVAPNLNLSTPDEIRLPLLWIAVLYGKLKASLGATRGVHTPVEVVKYLMAGADAVMTTSALLKNGVDYLTTLRDGLQAWMEMNQYQSVTQMKGSMSQQNVADPTAFERANYIKTLESFKSDYI; translated from the coding sequence ATGGATTTAACCACCACTTACATGGGGATGAAACTGAAGCATCCCATCGTGGCGTCATCATCGCCATTATCGGGAAGTGTGGCGAGCATCAAGCGCCTGGAAGACGCAGGCGCGGCGGCGATCGTCATGTTTTCCCTGTTCGAGGAGCAGTTAAAGCATGAAAGCGCTGCCCTGGAACACCTGATGACCGCCGGCACCGAGAGCTTCGCCGAGTCGCTGAGCTATCTGCCGGAAGTGGATGACTACACGGTGGGTCCGGATAGTTATCTCGATCTGTTGCGCCGGGCGTCCGAGGCTGTAGATATTCCGGTAATCGGCAGTCTTAACGGCATCACCAATACCGGCTGGATCGAGTATGCCCAATTGATGCAACAGGCCGGGGCTAAAGGCATCGAGCTGAATATCTATTACATTCCCGCCGATTTGACCACCAATGGTCGAGAAGTCGAGGAGCGTTACATCAAGATTGTCAAGGCGGTCAAGGAATCGGTCACGATCCCCGTTGCCGTTAAACTGAGTCCGTTCTTCAGCGCCATCGGTTCCATGGCCAAAGCGCTGGACAATGTCGGCGTTGATGCACTGGTGCTGTTCAATCGCTTCTATCAGCCGGATTTCGATTTAGACAAGCTGGAAGTGGCGCCGAATCTGAATTTGAGTACCCCGGATGAGATTCGCCTGCCCTTGCTGTGGATCGCCGTGCTGTACGGGAAACTAAAAGCTTCTCTAGGAGCGACGCGCGGGGTGCATACCCCGGTTGAAGTCGTGAAGTACTTGATGGCTGGCGCCGATGCGGTGATGACAACCTCGGCGTTGCTCAAGAATGGCGTCGATTATCTGACCACTCTGCGTGATGGTTTGCAGGCGTGGATGGAGATGAATCAGTACCAGTCGGTGACGCAGATGAAAGGGTCGATGAGCCAGCAGAATGTGGCTGATCCGACTGCTTTTGAGCGCGCCAATTACATCAAGACGCTCGAAAGTTTTAAGAGCGATTACATTTAA